Sequence from the Populus nigra chromosome 17, ddPopNigr1.1, whole genome shotgun sequence genome:
cagTATAAGCCATGCTAGCAACTAGCCACTAGCAAGAAATGTgcaaggaaagagaaaataacgtggtaaataaaaattaatagcaCTTTTGTCTTTACATCCTGCAAGATTTCACAAGATTGTTCTGTTgtccagagagagagagagagagagagcagctAGTGAGTTGcaaacccttttatttttttattaatattaagtattaataaataattgtttttgtttttgttggggGAGATTATTATTACAAAACTCACTCCTCCTTTATTGATGGTATTGTgtttctcccttttcttctgCAACAAAACCCttacctttcttttcttgccttttctttttccagtcttaatattcttttgtttgttcaaaaaagaaacaaaaaacaaaaaacaaaaaaatctcacaaaagcaaaccaaaaaatCCATGTCAGGCTTGTATAATCCCAGCTTTTCACCTGCAAGAGCTGCTTCTCCTCAGATTAGAAGCACCCCAGATGTTGACAGGCAAGCAAGCTTAGCTACTTCTCTCTGTAAACCCCATCATTTCTTTCTCACAAAAGAAGGGAAAAGACTCAgtctttttacttatttttgttcaattttgtattttctgTGTAGAGacttgtgttgttttgatctgtTTTGATTGTTACTCTCCTTTTGCAGTCAGTACTTGTCAGAGTTATTAGCAGAACATCAAAAGCTTGGACCTTTCATGCAAATTCTTCCAATATGTAGCCGACTGTTAAATCAAGGTTCGCTTCTTAGTCTTTCATTTTTGGATCTAGTTTTTTTCTGgattttttgttggtttattttctccttttaaacTAACATGTTCTTTGATTTCATCACTCTGGTTTTTCAATATGCTTCTTTGTGTGTTTAGATGTGTTTCACTGTTCTTACCATCTGATTTTCACTGTTATCTACTTTGGTTAGTGTATCgaatgtgtatttttttatcatctcacTCTGATTGTGAGATTGTGTTAGTAATCTTGTTGGCTGGATGGCTAGGAAGTAGTTGTTTTCAGTTCATTTGGTATTAGCAATTTAACATCTCCATTCTGGTTCAGGCAGCATTGCAGCATGAACCTGGACACCATCTAAAAGCCTTATAGCTAGCGAAGGGGCTGGATTAACCTTGAGTGCATGAAAATAGGCATATACTTGTATAAAAGAGTTAGTCTTAACTAATTATAGGTTGTTTCTCTGAATCACTAAACATGTACGGTTAtgagaaggaagaaaaacaataaagaccGTTGTTGTTCAGTATTTCATGTCTGCAGTTTCTGTCAGCATAAAATGTTTATACTGGTTTGTGTCAGACATTAAATTGCGTGCACGATCTGTGTTTGGCAAATTTGAGAGCTTTTAATTTCTTGCGCAGGAATTCGTAACTGGTTTGCAGTGATTCTGTAGAGGAAATTGTTACAGGCACATGAAATGTGTGAATAGCTGTCTTCTGTTGCCCCCCGTTCTGATttgaagtataattttttttaacttttcgaCCAAAAGTTTTCATGGTATTATCATTGTATCGGAGATACAACTTATGTGGTGCATTCAttttgctcttcttcttcttcttcttcttcttcttcttcacttttGCTTTGTGTTCCagctatttttttggttaccttctttcctttttcttatgGCCTCAATTCTTCATTTAGTGATGTTTCATTTTAAGATCACTCTGGATCTCTCTCTTAAATAAATACTCTTTTTATGTGTAGAAATTTTCCGGGTATCAGGAATGATGTCCAACCAAGGATTTGGAGACTTTGACAGACTACGGCATAGAAGTCCCAGCCCAATGGCTTCTTCGAACCTTATCTCCAATGTTGGTGGGACGGGTTTAGGTGGCTGGAATGGTCTTCCTCAGGAGGTAAttgcttcttttgttttcaaatttgcaTCCCATTTTTCTACCCTTATTTTCCTTTAACATTTTAGTTATCTATTTGGATCCCACTTTAACTTGGTATTCGAGTGTCATTCCTGCCTGTATTTCGGGTAGATGAGGTGACTAGTGAAAAGGTTTGAATTTTCATTTTCCAATGGATGTTACTAAAACTCCTTGTGAAAAATGTTTTCTGGATTTTAATAGCATTGCAAGATGCTAGAATGTCACCAAGAAGTAGTTTTTTGGTGTAGGATTAATGATTTAACTTCATTTTCTGCTATTTTCCTCTTCATAAATTTCATGTGTTTGGTAATGCGGCGCATAatgcttttcaattaaaaatgcatcaaaatgatgttttttcaattattttttcatttttgatatcatctcATCAAAACCATTGAAAAGCACctaaaaaagcattaatttaatGCCTTTTTAGGTAAAAAGCAGTTTAAAAAGCAATtccaatcacaaaaacaaacacttccGAAGAATAAGAAGCATTCTTGCTGGATTTTTAGTTTTCCCTTTTCCATGCGTATTTTTCTATAGCTTTTTGTTGCTATTGTTTTGAACATTTGATATGCTACCAAGAAGAGGATATTTTAGTGCATTAGTGactaatttgatgaattttttttcttgagaaatcaGTAGTAAAGAGACATGGACTTACTGGCTGTTTCAATgccttaatttattattattattattattatgtttttcccATAAGCTAAAGAAACTTTTTCCCTAAACTGTATGGCACAAGTGTTCTTGTGTCATCTTTAGCAAAACTCTTAGTTCAATAATCTTATCGGGAGAACCTAAATTACTTTTGTGTACCTTATCTAGTTTTAAGTTCCTCAATCTGAACCATTTCTTCAGGTGTTGTACCAACTGCATCTTGAGTATTTTGCCATGCATTTAAAATTGGAGTGCAAACCATTTACTTCCATGGCATGAGGTTGAAATTGGACTCAAGCTTTTCACATATGAAAAGGGACCCAGCTGATAGTTTGCACCATGTCATGCCAAAAAGCCCATAAGAGCTCATCTTACATAGACTTTGACATTGTATGTTCCAGGTTTATGCATACTTCAAATGCTGAGAAGCTTAGAGACAGCATGATAGGCATGATTCTTCTTAATGAATAGACCCGGGCCAATAACTTTTCATGTTGCACCAAGTTTACTAGCACCTGTGAAATCCACATTTAAAGTTGATGACCCAAATGTCAGAATTGTGTGTCCCAACTATTTCACTTTTAATGTTGGTAGAAATATGTGAAAGTGGTTACGGTAGATTGCTGTTCAATTTGAGATAACTGAAAACTGATCTTAGCTTTCATACTATCAAAGTCAAATTCCACTGTGAAAGCAGTCGCCTGAAAATAAGTTCAAATTAAGACAAATTAAGACAGAAAGCATCTCCCAGCTGCTATGCTACTGTAATCAAAAGATCGTGCTGCCTATGAAAATTGTGGTTGTTTGAGGAAGGAAAATCCAACATGCTTAAAATGTCAAATATTCTGTTGAATAACTGTTTTATTGTGATCACTTGTATGCTAAACACTCCTTTTCACATCTGTTTTCACAAATTAGCTTTCATCTTAATATTCTTGATCCAAACGAGGATTCATTCTCTAAATCCAAACTTTCATAAGTTTgtagtataattataaaaagtgaGGATAGCAAATAAGTCTATCATAATTTTGGCAAGGGGTCATCTTACTATTTGGTTATATAACCTAAGGTCTGTAATAGGTTGATAACAAGTGTCATTAGTTTAACATGCTGTGGTTAATAACAGAGCTGCTGTCTTTTCTTTcccactttaatttttttttatcagtggtATGATAGCTAGTGTTATGGGTTCACTACTAATTTGATGACTTGGAGAAGCTTTAGATTGAAGAGGATATTTTGTCTAgttcaatttattatttctgtttACAATTTTGATAACAATCCTGTGTGCTTCCTTTTCTGTGGCGTGCTGATATTGTTAAATTCTTCATGCAGAGATTAAGTGGACCTCCTGGAATGACTATGGACTGGCAAGGTGCACCTGCAAGCCCTAGTTCATTTACCGTGAAGAGAATTTTGCGTTTGGAAATTCCAGTAGATACTTATCCAAATGTATGTATTGCAAGTTGCACCAAGTTCTGGTGCTGTCTTGTTAAATTTTACTGGTTGAGCATATCTTAACAATTTCctttaataaaatagaattgtTAAGTGGTAACATTTGCTggcttcttctttattttagttCAATTTTGTTGGGCGACTTCTGGGCCCTAGAGGCAATTCACTGAAACGGGTGGAA
This genomic interval carries:
- the LOC133676450 gene encoding KH domain-containing protein At2g38610, whose translation is MSGLYNPSFSPARAASPQIRSTPDVDSQYLSELLAEHQKLGPFMQILPICSRLLNQEIFRVSGMMSNQGFGDFDRLRHRSPSPMASSNLISNVGGTGLGGWNGLPQERLSGPPGMTMDWQGAPASPSSFTVKRILRLEIPVDTYPNFNFVGRLLGPRGNSLKRVEATTGCRVYIRGKGSIKDPDKEEKLKGRPGYEHLNDPLHILIEADLPANIVDIRLRQAQEIIEELLKPVDESQDFIKRQQLRELAMLNSNFREESPGPSGSVSPFNTSGMKRAKTGR